The following coding sequences lie in one Mucilaginibacter sp. KACC 22773 genomic window:
- a CDS encoding aspartate kinase — protein sequence MLTVEKIGGTSMTALGDVIKNIILFERSGDQLYNRIFVVSAFSGVTNLLLENKKTKAPGVYHRLATYKDFHKPLKELIVKLKQLNKNYEGLGLNLTQADAFIEQRLKDAQTYLENIANILASGYVNKADVLLAAREILASIGESHSAFVFANVLQNMGINATFVDLSGFHDHRSLTIDQRIRKDLQHIDFAGTITIVTGYAKGTEGIMREFDRGYSEVTFSKIAVEVKPQEAIIHKEYHLCTADPQLVGVENCFPVGNTNYDVADQLADVGMEAIHPKASKPLEINDIDLRIKNTFQPEHPGTLITREYICDKKRVEVITGTEHVMMIDIYDPSMVGNVGTDFHIMQLFYKYGVSYTFKATSANSISIVIWDKDFNKKLIQELEDDYEKVTVEKMAMVCLIGSNMDQPGLLAKSATALAQKGINIKSCGFALRKVNIQFLVAREDFAEAIKALNKAMI from the coding sequence ATGTTAACAGTAGAAAAAATCGGCGGTACATCCATGACCGCATTGGGTGATGTGATCAAAAACATTATCCTGTTTGAGCGCAGCGGCGACCAGCTTTACAACCGCATCTTTGTAGTATCGGCATTTTCGGGGGTAACCAACCTTTTGCTTGAAAATAAGAAAACCAAGGCCCCTGGTGTTTATCATCGTTTGGCAACTTATAAGGATTTTCATAAGCCACTTAAAGAACTTATTGTTAAACTAAAGCAACTCAATAAAAACTACGAAGGCCTTGGCTTAAACCTTACCCAGGCTGATGCTTTTATTGAGCAACGTCTTAAAGACGCACAAACTTACCTGGAAAATATTGCCAATATACTCGCCTCTGGCTATGTAAATAAAGCTGACGTCTTGCTGGCTGCACGCGAAATCCTGGCATCGATAGGCGAAAGTCATTCGGCGTTTGTATTTGCCAATGTATTGCAAAATATGGGCATCAACGCCACTTTTGTTGATTTGAGCGGCTTCCATGATCACCGGTCCTTAACTATCGATCAACGTATCCGGAAGGATCTGCAGCACATTGATTTTGCCGGCACCATTACTATTGTAACCGGTTACGCCAAAGGCACTGAAGGTATTATGCGCGAGTTTGACCGCGGCTATTCTGAAGTTACTTTTAGTAAAATAGCTGTTGAAGTAAAACCACAGGAAGCTATCATCCATAAAGAATACCATTTATGTACCGCCGACCCGCAATTGGTAGGCGTTGAAAATTGTTTCCCGGTAGGCAATACCAACTACGATGTGGCCGACCAATTGGCTGATGTGGGCATGGAAGCTATCCATCCAAAAGCATCCAAACCATTAGAGATCAATGATATTGACCTGAGAATAAAAAACACTTTCCAACCCGAACATCCCGGCACATTAATTACACGCGAGTACATATGTGATAAAAAAAGGGTTGAAGTAATTACCGGAACCGAGCACGTAATGATGATTGATATATACGACCCATCGATGGTGGGCAACGTAGGTACCGATTTTCATATCATGCAGCTGTTTTATAAATATGGCGTAAGCTATACTTTTAAGGCCACAAGCGCCAACAGTATCTCGATTGTAATATGGGATAAGGATTTTAATAAAAAGCTGATACAGGAGCTTGAAGATGACTATGAGAAAGTAACTGTAGAAAAAATGGCCATGGTATGCCTCATCGGTTCTAATATGGATCAGCCAGGCTTATTAGCCAAATCGGCAACAGCGCTGGCACAAAAAGGCATCAATATTAAAAGCTGTGGCTTTGCCCTGCGCAAGGTAAACATCCAGTTTTTGGTTGCAAGAGAAGATTTTGCCGAAGCTATAAAGGCCTTGAATAAGGCGATGATATAA
- the proC gene encoding pyrroline-5-carboxylate reductase codes for MNASQQIAILGSGNIGLSLAKGLVKAGICKPQQITLTRRNAGALADYAALGYHTTDNNLKAVKKSDIIVLAVLPQQLNKLLDEIRPAIKPEKQLLISVISGVSCSDIRQQLELNVQVVRAMPNTAIAIGHSMTCIATDNGTNKNINLVKSLFDTVGVSIQINEELMTSATALCACGIAFFLRSIRAASQGGTEIGFHAGDALKMAAQTAKGAADLLLQLSSHPEQEIDKVTSPSGCTIAGLNEMEHNGFSSAMIKGIKLSAEKAGDLYKKEEH; via the coding sequence ATGAACGCATCACAGCAAATAGCCATTTTGGGCTCTGGAAACATCGGGCTTTCATTAGCCAAAGGGTTAGTTAAAGCAGGTATTTGCAAACCTCAGCAAATAACACTTACACGCAGAAATGCAGGTGCGCTGGCAGATTACGCCGCTTTAGGCTATCATACCACCGATAACAATTTAAAAGCCGTTAAAAAGTCGGATATCATAGTTTTGGCAGTTTTGCCGCAGCAATTGAATAAGTTACTTGACGAGATAAGGCCTGCCATCAAGCCCGAAAAACAACTCCTGATATCAGTAATATCCGGCGTTAGTTGCAGCGACATTCGCCAGCAATTGGAATTAAACGTACAGGTGGTGCGTGCTATGCCTAATACGGCTATAGCCATTGGCCACTCCATGACTTGTATTGCCACCGATAACGGTACCAACAAAAACATCAACCTGGTAAAATCACTTTTTGATACCGTTGGTGTAAGCATCCAGATTAATGAAGAATTAATGACATCGGCTACCGCACTTTGTGCTTGCGGAATCGCCTTCTTTTTACGCTCTATCCGCGCTGCATCGCAAGGTGGCACCGAGATTGGTTTCCACGCCGGCGATGCCTTGAAAATGGCTGCGCAAACGGCCAAAGGCGCTGCCGATTTACTATTACAGCTATCATCGCACCCCGAACAGGAAATTGATAAGGTGACCTCGCCAAGCGGCTGTACCATTGCCGGCCTTAACGAGATGGAACACAATGGCTTTAGTTCGGCCATGATAAAGGGCATCAAGTTATCTGCAGAGAAGGCAGGCGACCTTTATAAAAAGGAAGAGCATTAA
- the argB gene encoding acetylglutamate kinase codes for MNKSDTVSIKSTEIAAKKSLHVIKIGGNVIDNSENLYHFLKDFETLDGFKILVHGGGKVATQIAGDLGIEAKLVDGRRITDIETLKVVTMVYGGLINKNIVAQLQRFGNNAIGLTGADGNFIKAKKRPVKTIDYGFVGDIDENSINPGNISRLMEAGFTPVFCAITHDGEGQLLNTNADTIASALAVNLASLYDTTLIYCFEKKGVLQDIDDEDSLIREINPEHYEELKKERIIHSGMLPKLDNAFTAIARGVKAVIIGKSDDLGNIKNNKPFGTRLSKTT; via the coding sequence ATGAACAAAAGTGATACAGTTTCTATTAAATCGACCGAAATAGCGGCCAAAAAAAGTCTGCATGTTATCAAAATCGGCGGAAATGTAATAGATAACTCCGAAAACTTATATCATTTCCTGAAAGATTTTGAAACGCTGGATGGCTTTAAAATATTGGTACATGGCGGTGGTAAGGTAGCAACACAAATAGCGGGAGATTTGGGCATTGAAGCAAAGCTTGTTGATGGCCGGCGCATAACCGATATAGAAACGCTAAAAGTGGTTACCATGGTATACGGTGGCCTCATTAATAAAAACATAGTAGCTCAGTTACAACGCTTTGGCAATAACGCCATAGGGCTTACCGGCGCAGACGGTAATTTTATTAAAGCAAAAAAACGCCCGGTAAAAACTATTGATTATGGTTTTGTGGGCGATATAGACGAAAACTCCATCAACCCGGGCAATATAAGCAGGTTAATGGAGGCGGGTTTTACTCCAGTATTTTGCGCGATAACGCACGATGGAGAAGGGCAGTTGCTAAATACTAATGCCGATACTATTGCATCGGCGTTAGCGGTAAATCTGGCATCGTTGTATGATACAACCCTGATTTATTGCTTTGAAAAAAAGGGGGTTTTACAAGACATTGATGATGAGGATTCATTAATACGCGAGATAAACCCGGAGCACTACGAAGAATTAAAAAAAGAGAGAATTATACACAGCGGTATGCTGCCTAAACTCGATAATGCATTTACGGCGATAGCCCGCGGCGTAAAAGCAGTAATAATTGGCAAAAGCGACGATTTAGGAAATATAAAGAATAACAAACCATTTGGAACTCGTTTAAGTAAAACCACATGA
- a CDS encoding NAD(P)/FAD-dependent oxidoreductase, translating to MDKKKGTKPRVVIIGGGFGGLELAKNLKNAPVDVLLLDKHNYHTFQPLLYQVAAGSIAADSIGFPIRRIFTKQDNFRFALAEVEQIHPETNTLTTNIGTVYYDYLIIATGSNTNFFGNKEIEHFAMPMKNIPEALNLRSLILQNLEMSLVTKDPEEKAALMTFVVVGGGPTGVELSGALAEMRQLILMKDYHGLRKHNMKVYLVEGKDVVLGAFSQAASAKAKKFLEDMDVTIYNSVHVQSYDGVLLKIDDGTTILTRNVLWAAGVKGEVPAGLPETNITRGNRIQVDEINKVNGYSNIFAIGDVSAMITPETPNGHPGVAPAAIQQGEWLAKNLVRILNNQATVPFKYKDKGSLATIGRNKAVADLGRLHFQGFFAWLLWGFVHLMSLAGFTNKGIIFFSWAINYFNKNSDNRLIVRYFDTETRMTDPESK from the coding sequence ATGGATAAAAAGAAAGGTACAAAGCCACGTGTAGTGATCATTGGCGGCGGTTTTGGCGGACTGGAATTAGCTAAAAACCTTAAAAATGCACCGGTAGACGTACTGCTGCTTGATAAACATAATTACCATACATTTCAACCGTTGCTTTACCAGGTAGCTGCCGGTTCCATCGCTGCCGATTCTATTGGTTTTCCAATCCGGAGGATTTTTACAAAGCAAGATAATTTCAGGTTTGCACTGGCAGAAGTTGAACAGATACATCCTGAAACCAATACACTTACCACTAATATAGGCACTGTATATTATGATTACCTGATTATTGCAACAGGATCAAACACCAACTTTTTTGGCAATAAAGAAATTGAACATTTTGCTATGCCGATGAAGAATATCCCTGAGGCATTAAACCTGCGTAGTTTGATATTGCAAAACCTCGAAATGTCGTTGGTTACCAAAGACCCGGAAGAGAAAGCAGCTTTGATGACTTTTGTTGTAGTAGGCGGAGGGCCAACCGGCGTGGAGCTATCCGGCGCACTTGCCGAAATGCGCCAGTTAATTCTGATGAAGGATTATCACGGCTTACGTAAACACAATATGAAAGTTTACCTGGTTGAGGGTAAGGATGTTGTACTTGGCGCCTTCTCGCAGGCAGCATCGGCAAAAGCAAAAAAGTTTTTGGAAGACATGGACGTCACCATTTACAATAGTGTGCACGTGCAAAGCTACGATGGCGTTTTGCTTAAAATAGATGACGGTACTACCATACTTACCCGCAATGTTTTATGGGCAGCTGGCGTAAAAGGCGAGGTGCCTGCCGGCTTACCCGAGACTAATATTACCAGGGGCAACCGCATACAGGTTGATGAAATTAATAAAGTAAACGGTTATAGTAATATTTTCGCTATTGGCGATGTATCGGCCATGATAACACCCGAAACACCAAATGGGCATCCGGGAGTGGCACCTGCGGCTATTCAGCAGGGAGAGTGGCTTGCCAAAAACCTGGTGAGGATATTGAATAACCAGGCTACAGTTCCGTTTAAATATAAAGACAAAGGATCGTTAGCTACAATAGGTCGTAACAAAGCCGTGGCCGATTTGGGCAGGCTGCATTTCCAGGGATTTTTTGCCTGGTTATTGTGGGGCTTTGTCCATTTAATGTCGTTAGCCGGTTTTACCAATAAGGGAATTATATTTTTTAGCTGGGCTATTAATTATTTTAATAAAAACAGCGACAACCGTCTGATTGTACGTTATTTTGATACGGAAACCCGGATGACGGATCCTGAGTCGAAATAA
- a CDS encoding cation:proton antiporter yields the protein MDLFVVIALLVIVSAFFSYLNARFIKLPGTIGIVLIATIVSIVILVVDKLDPATAGYLTTLAKNIDFSKVVLNIMLGFLLFSSAFNLDGKKLKKEMRPVLVLSTLGVILSTAIFGFLLYYLAPFFHIHMPLIYCLLFGALVSPTDPVAVSAIVKNSKLPAHLETIISGESLFNDGVGLVLFVILLEITNVGEKNIEASKVVVLILKEVLLGIIAGAVFGYLAQRLMKSVKDFQTIVLISLALVMGLSVLATIFEFSIPLAVVTAGLFAGSHSINQDNKERSHESLEKFWQLVDEMLNTILFVMIGLQLINLPFVNNYWVTGSISIVFILIARWLSIMLPLTFLRRSLKVNYSNINVMTWAGLRGGISIALALTLPNTPYRHLILSGSYFIVIFSVIVQGLTLNAMINRASKYIE from the coding sequence ATGGATCTGTTTGTTGTTATTGCTTTATTGGTTATCGTAAGCGCATTTTTTTCCTACCTAAATGCGCGCTTTATAAAACTTCCGGGTACCATCGGTATTGTTTTGATAGCCACCATAGTTTCTATTGTTATATTAGTTGTTGATAAACTGGATCCCGCAACAGCCGGGTATTTAACAACCCTTGCCAAGAATATCGATTTCTCGAAGGTGGTGCTCAATATTATGCTGGGTTTCCTGCTGTTTTCCAGCGCGTTTAACCTCGATGGAAAAAAACTTAAAAAAGAAATGCGGCCTGTGCTGGTGCTAAGTACCTTAGGGGTAATCTTATCTACAGCCATTTTCGGTTTTCTATTGTATTACCTGGCTCCATTTTTCCATATCCACATGCCGCTTATTTATTGCCTGCTGTTCGGCGCTTTAGTATCACCTACCGACCCGGTGGCGGTTTCGGCAATTGTTAAAAATTCAAAATTGCCTGCGCACCTGGAAACCATTATTTCGGGCGAATCGCTGTTTAACGATGGCGTAGGTTTGGTGTTATTTGTGATTTTACTTGAAATAACCAATGTAGGCGAAAAAAACATAGAGGCTTCGAAAGTAGTTGTACTCATTTTAAAGGAAGTTTTGCTGGGGATTATAGCAGGAGCTGTTTTTGGGTACCTTGCGCAACGACTGATGAAATCGGTAAAGGATTTTCAAACCATTGTGCTTATCTCGTTGGCATTGGTGATGGGCTTATCGGTATTGGCCACCATTTTTGAATTTTCGATACCGTTAGCAGTGGTGACCGCAGGTCTATTTGCCGGGAGCCATTCCATCAACCAGGATAATAAAGAGCGGTCGCATGAATCGCTGGAAAAATTTTGGCAATTGGTTGATGAAATGCTGAATACTATTTTGTTTGTAATGATCGGGTTACAGCTTATCAATTTACCATTCGTCAACAACTATTGGGTTACCGGGAGCATATCTATTGTGTTTATCTTGATAGCGCGCTGGCTGAGTATTATGTTGCCGCTTACTTTTTTAAGGCGATCATTAAAGGTAAATTACAGCAATATTAACGTAATGACCTGGGCTGGATTAAGGGGAGGTATCTCCATAGCACTGGCGCTAACTCTGCCAAATACGCCTTACCGTCATCTTATTCTCTCTGGAAGTTATTTTATAGTGATATTCTCGGTAATAGTTCAGGGACTTACACTTAATGCTATGATAAACAGGGCATCTAAGTATATCGAATAA
- a CDS encoding FMN-binding negative transcriptional regulator — protein sequence MYIPAFNKFPNQQEAISFMQRYSFATIITADHDVPVATHLPFLIEQHDDKLTLLSHFAKANPQALAIINKPVLVIFTEPHAYISPGNYEKETNVPTWNYLAVHAYGKASLLAEGNETAELLAKMINNYEAGYLKQWNSLPDDYKQKMMKGIVAFEIVVDDLQGKQKLSQNRSVLERENIINTLSKSEDSVESEIAKYMSKLK from the coding sequence ATGTATATACCAGCCTTCAACAAGTTCCCAAACCAGCAAGAGGCTATTAGCTTTATGCAACGGTACAGCTTTGCCACTATAATTACTGCTGATCATGATGTGCCGGTTGCTACCCACCTCCCCTTTTTGATTGAGCAGCATGATGATAAACTGACGCTGTTATCTCATTTTGCCAAAGCAAACCCACAGGCATTGGCTATAATTAATAAACCGGTATTGGTGATATTCACCGAACCGCATGCTTACATATCCCCCGGCAATTACGAAAAGGAAACCAACGTGCCTACCTGGAATTATTTAGCTGTACACGCCTACGGAAAAGCAAGTTTATTAGCCGAAGGAAATGAAACTGCCGAATTGTTAGCCAAAATGATAAACAATTATGAAGCCGGTTATCTGAAGCAATGGAACAGCCTACCTGATGATTACAAGCAAAAAATGATGAAGGGCATCGTGGCATTTGAAATCGTCGTCGACGATTTGCAAGGCAAACAAAAGCTAAGTCAGAACAGATCAGTACTTGAGCGTGAAAACATCATCAACACGCTAAGTAAAAGCGAGGATTCCGTTGAAAGCGAGATCGCCAAATATATGTCGAAATTAAAATAG
- a CDS encoding N-acetylornithine carbamoyltransferase, with product MKLFSSVNDVTDIDALVKEALALKQNPYANQELGKNKTLALVFLNPSLRTRMSTQKAALNLGMNVMVLNIDKEGWALELRDGVVMDGTTVEHIREAAGVMGQYADIIGVRSFPGLRNREEDYSEMIFNKFVEFCKVPVVSLESATRHPLQSLADLVTITELKTTARPKVVLTWAPHIKPLPQAVPNSFSEWMCKADVDFTIVQPKGYELCADFIQGATISYNQDEALADADFIYVKNWSAYEPYGNILGKNEEWMLTNEKLKLTNDAKVMHCLPVRRNLELSDEILDGPNSIVVHEAGNRVWAAQAVLKQMLESL from the coding sequence ATGAAACTATTTTCTTCTGTAAACGACGTTACCGATATTGATGCCCTTGTAAAAGAGGCATTGGCGCTTAAGCAAAACCCTTATGCCAACCAGGAATTGGGCAAAAATAAAACCCTTGCATTGGTGTTTTTAAACCCAAGCCTGCGTACCCGTATGAGCACGCAAAAAGCGGCCCTTAACCTGGGCATGAATGTGATGGTGCTTAACATCGATAAAGAAGGATGGGCGTTGGAGCTACGCGATGGCGTTGTAATGGACGGCACAACTGTTGAGCATATCCGTGAAGCGGCTGGCGTTATGGGGCAGTATGCCGATATTATTGGCGTACGTTCATTCCCCGGCTTGCGTAACCGCGAGGAAGATTATAGCGAAATGATATTTAACAAGTTTGTAGAGTTTTGCAAAGTACCGGTGGTGAGCCTGGAATCGGCTACCCGCCACCCTTTGCAAAGCCTTGCAGATTTGGTTACCATAACTGAATTAAAAACCACGGCGCGCCCTAAAGTTGTATTAACCTGGGCGCCGCATATTAAGCCGCTGCCGCAAGCAGTACCGAATTCATTTTCCGAGTGGATGTGCAAGGCTGATGTTGATTTTACCATCGTACAGCCCAAAGGATATGAGCTTTGTGCCGATTTCATTCAAGGTGCAACTATCAGTTATAACCAGGATGAGGCGTTGGCCGACGCCGATTTTATCTATGTAAAAAACTGGTCGGCCTATGAGCCTTACGGTAATATACTGGGTAAAAATGAGGAATGGATGCTGACCAATGAAAAATTGAAATTAACCAATGATGCTAAGGTGATGCATTGCTTACCCGTTCGCCGCAACTTAGAGCTGTCTGACGAGATTTTGGACGGGCCTAACAGTATTGTGGTACACGAAGCTGGTAACCGCGTTTGGGCGGCCCAGGCTGTGCTAAAGCAAATGCTGGAAAGCTTGTAG
- a CDS encoding aspartate aminotransferase family protein yields the protein MKLFDVYPINPINIVRGQGSLVYDAQDNEYLDMYGGHAVISIGHTHPHYVKRLEDQLHKLGFYSNSIEIPIQKELATKLGKVSGKEDYQLFLCNSGAEANENALKLASFYNGKKKVIAFTKAFHGRTSLAVAVTDNPKIVAPINETDNVIFLPWADEAALAQAFADNEISSVIIEGIQGVGGIQVAPESFLQKIRLLCDEYNAVFIADSVQCGYGRTGKFFSQDFAGVDADIYSMAKGMGNGFPVGGIIISPKIQPAYGMLGTTFGGNHLACAAGLAVLEVMEQDNLMQNAATVGEYLIKELKKLEQVKEVRGRGLMIGIELPEELSHARKELLFKHHIFTGEAKPNVVRLLPALNLTRAHADRFLEAFVDVLNQ from the coding sequence ATGAAATTATTCGACGTATATCCTATCAATCCAATAAATATAGTAAGAGGCCAGGGTAGCCTTGTATATGATGCCCAGGACAACGAATACCTTGACATGTACGGCGGTCACGCTGTAATATCTATCGGGCACACACATCCCCACTATGTGAAGCGCTTAGAAGATCAATTGCATAAACTGGGTTTTTATTCCAACTCCATCGAAATCCCTATCCAAAAAGAACTGGCCACCAAATTAGGCAAAGTATCAGGCAAAGAAGATTATCAACTATTCCTTTGCAACTCCGGTGCCGAAGCAAACGAAAATGCTTTAAAGCTGGCATCGTTTTATAATGGCAAAAAGAAGGTTATCGCATTTACCAAGGCATTTCATGGCCGTACATCTTTAGCAGTTGCGGTTACCGATAACCCAAAGATTGTTGCCCCTATTAACGAAACCGACAATGTAATATTTTTACCCTGGGCTGATGAGGCTGCTTTGGCACAGGCTTTTGCCGATAACGAAATATCCTCTGTAATTATCGAGGGCATCCAGGGCGTTGGCGGTATCCAGGTAGCACCAGAAAGTTTTCTGCAAAAAATCCGGTTGTTATGCGATGAGTATAACGCTGTTTTTATAGCTGATTCTGTTCAATGCGGTTATGGGCGTACCGGTAAATTCTTCTCCCAGGATTTTGCAGGAGTTGATGCCGATATATACAGCATGGCAAAAGGAATGGGCAATGGTTTTCCGGTTGGTGGTATCATTATTTCGCCAAAAATACAGCCGGCTTATGGCATGCTGGGCACTACTTTCGGTGGCAACCATTTGGCCTGCGCCGCCGGATTAGCCGTGCTGGAAGTAATGGAACAGGATAACCTGATGCAAAATGCTGCCACAGTTGGCGAGTACCTGATAAAGGAACTTAAAAAACTGGAGCAGGTAAAAGAAGTAAGGGGCCGCGGTTTGATGATCGGGATTGAATTGCCCGAAGAGTTATCTCATGCCCGTAAAGAACTTTTATTTAAACACCATATTTTTACAGGCGAGGCTAAACCTAACGTAGTAAGGTTATTACCTGCTTTGAACTTAACCAGGGCTCATGCGGATAGGTTCCTGGAAGCCTTTGTAGATGTTTTAAATCAATAG
- the argC gene encoding N-acetyl-gamma-glutamyl-phosphate reductase, which produces MLRILINHPNVDIAFVHSNSNAGNYIYEVHTDLFGDTDLKFAAEFNTDIDVLFLCVGHGDAKKFLDANEIPDEVKIIDLSQDFRLNQNSKLKSKNFTYGLPELNRETIKTAENIANPGCFATCLQLGLLPLASKGLLDNEVHITATTGSTGAGQSLAATSHFTWRNDNLSVYKVFNHQHLNEIGQSLKQLQSGFDKAIHFVPYRGDFTRGIIASIYTENDLSEDEALALYQNYYEGHPFTHVTNRNIDLKQIVNTNKCFIQVQKHGNKIFIVSIMDNLLKGASGQAVQNMNLMFGLDERAGLRLKATAF; this is translated from the coding sequence ATGTTGCGTATCCTCATTAACCACCCTAACGTTGATATTGCATTTGTACATAGCAACAGCAATGCCGGCAATTATATCTACGAGGTACATACCGATTTGTTTGGCGATACCGACCTGAAATTCGCAGCGGAGTTTAATACTGATATAGATGTGTTATTCCTTTGTGTTGGCCATGGCGATGCTAAGAAGTTTTTGGATGCGAATGAGATTCCAGACGAAGTAAAGATTATTGACCTTAGCCAGGACTTTCGTTTAAATCAAAATTCAAAATTAAAAAGTAAAAACTTCACATACGGTTTGCCTGAGTTAAACAGGGAAACCATTAAAACAGCAGAAAATATAGCCAACCCGGGTTGTTTTGCTACTTGTTTGCAATTGGGATTATTGCCCCTTGCATCAAAAGGATTGTTAGACAACGAAGTACACATTACCGCAACTACTGGTTCAACAGGCGCAGGCCAAAGCCTGGCAGCTACTTCGCACTTTACATGGCGAAATGATAACTTATCTGTTTACAAGGTATTTAATCACCAGCATTTGAATGAGATAGGCCAATCTTTAAAGCAGCTACAGTCTGGTTTCGATAAAGCCATCCATTTTGTACCTTACCGCGGCGACTTTACACGTGGCATTATCGCATCAATATACACAGAAAACGATTTAAGCGAAGACGAAGCTTTAGCGCTCTATCAAAACTATTACGAGGGGCATCCATTTACCCACGTTACCAACAGGAATATCGATTTAAAGCAAATTGTAAACACCAACAAATGCTTTATTCAGGTACAAAAACATGGCAATAAAATATTCATTGTCAGCATTATGGATAATTTACTTAAGGGTGCCTCGGGCCAGGCAGTACAAAACATGAACTTAATGTTCGGGCTGGACGAGCGCGCAGGGCTACGACTTAAGGCGACTGCGTTTTAA
- a CDS encoding cupin domain-containing protein, with amino-acid sequence MGDKENINAIPTPPLGGRGAPFSKGECLKHYNWGDDCHGWTFIDTEALSVKQELMPPDTAEQLHYHEKATQLFFILKGRATFSIDGETTVLKPEQGIEILPGQKHFISNNDRSDLEFILYSYPSTNNDRINVAP; translated from the coding sequence ATGGGAGATAAAGAAAATATCAACGCTATTCCTACTCCCCCTTTAGGGGGCAGGGGGGCTCCTTTTTCAAAAGGAGAATGCCTGAAGCATTATAACTGGGGCGATGACTGCCACGGCTGGACTTTTATTGATACCGAGGCATTATCTGTAAAACAGGAGCTAATGCCGCCAGACACGGCCGAACAACTACATTACCATGAAAAGGCAACTCAATTGTTCTTTATTTTGAAAGGGCGGGCAACTTTCTCCATTGATGGAGAAACAACCGTTTTAAAGCCAGAGCAAGGCATCGAAATATTACCGGGGCAAAAACATTTCATCAGTAATAACGACCGGAGTGACCTGGAGTTTATTTTATATTCATATCCATCAACAAATAATGACAGGATCAATGTTGCCCCCTAA